One window of the Rhinoraja longicauda isolate Sanriku21f chromosome 2, sRhiLon1.1, whole genome shotgun sequence genome contains the following:
- the LOC144602000 gene encoding putative 2-ketogluconate reductase has product MSDRAYLLVPALSETQGVPQRCADTIREHFNVTTMEEFLKNKEQLENKVKVIFVWELWPIVDEKLLRSLPALKVIVNFGVGVDHLDLPLIFSFGVKVANTPFVVDAATADMGMALLLASARNVLEGHKIATLPNITVFPMNWNGVEVTGATLGIIGMGRIGYKVAQRARGFDMKILYHNRNRRPEEEEKLFGARYCVKIGDLLQESDFVMVVVNLTPQTRKLIGAKELCQMKPTATLINISRGAVVDQDALVQILQKRRIRAAALDVTDPEPLPRDHPLLHLPNVTLTPHIGTSTDQTVLKILDRMIENALAAVHGLPVPNEVLLS; this is encoded by the exons ATGAGTGATCGGGCTTATCTTTTGGTCCCCGCACTCAGCGAGACGCAGGGCGTTCCACAACGATGTGCAGACACCATCAGGGAGCATTTCAACGTCACCACCATGGAAGAATTCCTGAAGAACAAGGAACAGCTTGAAAATAAAGTCAAGGTTATTTTCGTGTGGGAATTGTGGCCCATCGTAGATGAGAAGCTTCTCCGGTCGCTACCTGCCCTGAAGGTTATCGTGAACTTTGGCGTTGGTGTGGACCATTTAGACCTGCCTTTGATCTTCAGTTTTGGGGTGAAGGTGGCTAACACTCCTTTTGTGGTGGATGCTGCCACTGCGGACATGGGCATGGCTCTGCTGTTGGCATCCGCCAGGAATGTATTGGAAG GTCACAAGATTGCAACGTTACCAAATATTACAGTCTTTCCCATGAACTGGAATGGAGTGGAAGTGACCGGAGCGACTCTTGGCATCATTGGAATGGGGAGGATCGGTTACAAAGTTGCTCAGAGAGCCAGAGGATTCGATATGAAAATCCTGTACCACAACAGGAATAGGAG AccagaggaggaggagaagttgTTTGGTGCACGCTACTGTGTAAAGATTGGCGATCTTCTCCAGGAGTCTGACTTCGTGATGGTGGTGGTGAATCTCACTCCTCAAACCCGCAAACTCATCGGGGCAAAAGAACTTTGCCAAATGAAGCCCACCGCAACTCTGATTAATATTTCACGAG GTGCGGTGGTTGATCAGGATGCTCTGGTACAAATACTGCAGAAGAGGAGAATTCGTGCAGCAGCTTTAGACGTCACTGATCCTGAACCACTTCCCAG GGATCATCCTTTGCTGCACCTGCCAAATGTCACTCTGACTCCACATATTGGTACTTCCACTGACCAGACCGTTCTTAAAATACTGGATAGAATGATTGAAAACGCTTTGGCCGCCGTTCACGGGCTTCCAGTTCCCAATGAAGTGCTGTTATCATGA